Proteins encoded together in one Undibacterium sp. CCC3.4 window:
- a CDS encoding Rne/Rng family ribonuclease, translating into MKRMLFNATQQEELRVAIVNGQKLIDIDIETAGRELRKSNIYKGVITRIEPSLEACFVNYGEERHGFLPFKEVARTYFKEGIDVRNTSIKEALREGQEIMVQVEKEERGNKGAALTSFISLAGRYLVLMPNNPRGGGVSRRVEGEDRQELRETMDKLDLPGGMSVIARTAGIGRNVDELQWDLNYLMQLWRAIEGAGKSSAGAFLIYQESSLVIRAIRDYFQPDIGEILIDTDEIYEQAQQFMSHVMPDMVHRVKRYSDDVPLFSRFQIEHQIETAYSRTVPLPSGGAIVIDHTEALVSVDVNSARSTRGGDIETTAFNTNLEAAEEVARQLRLRDLGGLIVIDFIDMENAKNQREVETRLKDALRYDRARVQMGKISRFGLMELSRQRLRPSLSEGSHVTCPRCNGTGHIRDTESSALQVLRIIQEEAMKENSAAIHVQVPVDVAAFLLNEKRGEILKIETRHRVTVILIPNTHLETPHYKLDRLKHDDPRLEEHHASYAMAEQADTDIGYSKRQKDDVKPRQEAMVKSITPEQAPIVERKEAAPAIVAPVAAAPGFFGKLFGFLFGASKTTASPEPVLTAEEKTAERERNSRNARNNPRNRSRRNRDEREERPAGSKTTEAAKAAPVTEAARPAKAVKPPREEREPREPREVREPREPREPREAKEPQEGRRERQQRSREERKEAMLTEVKTDDLIQKHDDPIPVEVMPASSALNQPELSSDNENAEQSEERRRRRRRGGRNRNRREREPGELNEQGELINDSDVAEEIVSGDGDTVAARVAAAVEAANAHSAAALAANAVVPAVAAVAVMAEVAVVAEVAVVAEVVETIAEPRPVVAPTSVVVEETIAAPLEVTATAVAAPATIAVAAAVVATPVAAAVLETQAAATVETLVAEPVVVAEVVAIEPVSAPAAVAEPVIAETVVTAPVVIETVVVVPVAVAPVATTTAPAADLSSVLNAVGLQLASTDPEKLRAAQQSASLTAPPVRVPRVRKPVAVVADEPLVMIETRH; encoded by the coding sequence ATGAAACGTATGTTGTTCAATGCAACGCAGCAAGAAGAATTGCGCGTTGCTATCGTCAATGGGCAGAAACTCATCGACATTGATATCGAGACCGCCGGTCGCGAATTACGTAAGTCCAACATTTACAAGGGTGTCATCACCCGCATCGAACCATCGCTCGAAGCTTGTTTCGTCAATTACGGCGAAGAACGTCATGGCTTTTTGCCCTTCAAGGAAGTTGCCCGCACCTATTTCAAGGAAGGCATCGACGTGCGCAATACCTCGATCAAAGAGGCTTTGCGTGAAGGTCAGGAAATCATGGTTCAGGTTGAGAAGGAAGAACGCGGCAATAAAGGCGCGGCACTGACTTCCTTCATTTCTTTGGCCGGTCGCTACCTCGTGTTGATGCCGAACAATCCGCGTGGCGGTGGTGTATCGCGCCGTGTCGAGGGCGAAGACCGTCAAGAATTGCGTGAAACCATGGATAAACTCGACCTGCCAGGCGGCATGTCGGTCATCGCCCGTACTGCCGGCATAGGCCGTAATGTTGACGAATTGCAATGGGATTTAAACTATCTGATGCAACTCTGGCGCGCGATCGAAGGTGCTGGCAAGTCATCCGCAGGGGCATTCCTGATCTATCAGGAATCTTCCTTAGTGATCCGCGCGATTCGCGATTACTTCCAGCCTGATATCGGCGAAATTCTCATCGATACCGATGAAATTTACGAACAAGCTCAGCAATTCATGAGCCATGTCATGCCTGATATGGTGCATCGCGTTAAACGTTACAGCGATGACGTGCCACTGTTTTCGCGCTTCCAGATCGAACATCAGATCGAAACCGCTTACTCGCGTACGGTACCGTTGCCATCGGGCGGCGCCATCGTGATCGACCATACCGAAGCCTTGGTCTCGGTCGACGTCAATTCGGCCCGTTCTACTCGCGGTGGCGATATCGAAACCACCGCGTTCAATACCAACTTGGAAGCCGCAGAAGAAGTTGCTCGTCAATTACGTCTGCGCGACCTCGGCGGCTTGATCGTGATCGATTTCATCGACATGGAAAACGCCAAGAACCAACGCGAAGTCGAAACCCGTCTCAAAGATGCCTTGCGCTATGACCGCGCGCGCGTCCAGATGGGGAAGATCTCGCGTTTCGGCCTCATGGAATTGTCGCGTCAGCGCCTGCGTCCATCGCTGTCCGAAGGCAGTCATGTTACCTGCCCACGCTGTAATGGCACTGGTCACATCCGCGATACTGAATCATCGGCTCTGCAAGTCCTGCGTATCATCCAGGAAGAAGCGATGAAAGAAAACTCGGCGGCGATTCATGTTCAGGTACCGGTCGATGTGGCCGCCTTCCTGCTCAACGAAAAGCGCGGCGAAATTCTGAAAATCGAAACCCGCCATCGCGTGACCGTCATTCTGATCCCGAACACGCACCTCGAAACGCCGCATTACAAGCTCGACCGCTTGAAACATGACGATCCGCGCCTCGAAGAGCATCACGCCAGCTACGCCATGGCCGAGCAAGCCGATACCGACATCGGTTACAGCAAACGTCAGAAGGATGATGTCAAGCCACGCCAAGAAGCGATGGTCAAGAGCATCACGCCTGAGCAAGCACCTATCGTGGAACGCAAAGAAGCGGCACCGGCTATCGTCGCCCCTGTGGCAGCGGCACCTGGTTTCTTCGGTAAATTGTTCGGCTTCCTGTTCGGTGCCAGCAAAACTACCGCCAGCCCGGAACCGGTGCTGACGGCTGAAGAAAAAACCGCTGAACGCGAGCGCAACAGCCGCAATGCCCGCAACAACCCGCGCAACCGCAGCCGTCGCAACCGTGATGAGCGTGAAGAGCGTCCAGCCGGCAGCAAAACGACGGAGGCTGCGAAAGCAGCGCCAGTGACAGAAGCGGCCCGTCCGGCTAAAGCCGTCAAGCCACCACGCGAAGAGCGCGAACCACGTGAACCGCGGGAAGTGCGTGAACCACGTGAGCCACGTGAGCCACGTGAAGCCAAAGAGCCGCAGGAAGGTCGTCGCGAACGTCAACAACGTAGCCGTGAAGAACGCAAAGAAGCGATGCTGACTGAAGTTAAAACTGATGATTTGATTCAAAAACACGACGATCCAATACCGGTCGAAGTAATGCCAGCCAGTTCGGCATTGAATCAACCTGAACTCAGCAGCGACAATGAAAACGCCGAGCAAAGCGAAGAACGCCGTCGTCGTCGTCGTCGTGGCGGTCGCAATCGTAATCGTCGCGAACGTGAGCCAGGTGAGCTCAACGAACAAGGCGAATTGATCAACGACAGCGATGTCGCAGAAGAAATCGTCTCCGGTGATGGCGATACCGTGGCTGCCCGTGTTGCCGCCGCAGTCGAAGCTGCCAACGCTCACAGCGCTGCTGCATTGGCAGCAAACGCAGTGGTACCGGCAGTCGCAGCAGTTGCCGTGATGGCAGAGGTTGCCGTGGTGGCAGAGGTTGCCGTGGTGGCAGAGGTTGTCGAAACGATAGCCGAACCAAGGCCAGTCGTCGCACCGACCAGCGTAGTGGTAGAAGAAACGATTGCTGCTCCGCTTGAAGTTACTGCCACAGCAGTAGCCGCACCGGCTACCATCGCTGTCGCTGCAGCTGTTGTAGCTACTCCAGTCGCAGCAGCAGTGCTTGAGACTCAGGCAGCTGCGACAGTGGAAACGCTGGTAGCTGAGCCTGTTGTCGTCGCTGAAGTTGTTGCTATTGAGCCAGTCTCTGCGCCAGCCGCCGTTGCTGAACCGGTAATTGCTGAAACTGTCGTCACGGCACCTGTCGTCATCGAAACCGTCGTCGTTGTACCGGTTGCTGTTGCACCGGTTGCTACAACGACCGCGCCGGCAGCCGATCTGAGCAGCGTACTCAACGCAGTTGGCTTGCAACTCGCCAGTACTGACCCGGAGAAACTGCGCGCCGCCCAGCAAAGCGCCAGCCTCACCGCGCCGCCGGTTCGCGTACCGCGTGTACGTAAGCCGGTAGCCGTGGTGGCTGATGAGCCCTTGGTCATGATTGAGACTCGCCACTAA
- the chrA gene encoding chromate efflux transporter, with protein MLPAPLPSDTVSLRSALAYWLKLGCLSFGGPAGQIAMMHAELVEKRRWISEARFLHALNYCMLLPGPEATQLAIYIGWLMHKTRGGILAGILFILPSLGLLIALSYLYLQFGQHHLINGVLAGIRPAVAAIVCAAAWRIGRRSLTNVYLRAIAILSFIAITVLSLPFPLILLVAAVLGTAFAASIAPPDATAKSASAATALIDDNSPTPAHARFQLGGLLRIISLGVALGVLAWAALEYCFGPNNPLSEMTWFFTKTALLCFGGAYAVLPYVFQNAVEHFHWLSASQMMDGLALGESTPGPLIIVVAFIGYLGAAQLHSNPLLGALVAAAFTFLPSFLFILAGGPLVEASRTQWRLNAPLKAIAAAVVGVIASLALFFVSHISQNAAGALDYRAIALMAVAGVALFRFQVGSISLLSAFAVFGALAAYCQWPL; from the coding sequence ATGCTACCAGCCCCCCTCCCGTCCGACACCGTCTCACTGCGCAGCGCATTAGCTTATTGGTTGAAACTCGGCTGCCTGAGCTTCGGCGGACCGGCCGGCCAAATCGCCATGATGCACGCTGAATTGGTAGAAAAACGGCGCTGGATTTCCGAAGCACGTTTTTTGCACGCACTCAACTACTGCATGTTGCTGCCCGGACCGGAGGCGACGCAATTAGCCATTTACATAGGCTGGTTGATGCATAAAACGCGTGGCGGCATCTTGGCCGGCATCTTGTTCATTTTGCCCAGCCTGGGTCTGCTGATCGCGCTGTCTTATCTGTATTTACAATTCGGCCAACATCATTTGATCAATGGCGTACTGGCCGGCATCCGGCCAGCCGTCGCCGCCATCGTCTGCGCCGCCGCTTGGCGTATCGGCCGACGCAGCCTCACCAATGTCTACTTGCGCGCGATCGCGATCCTGTCGTTTATTGCCATCACTGTGCTGAGCTTGCCATTCCCCCTCATTTTGTTGGTCGCTGCCGTGCTCGGCACGGCATTCGCCGCGTCCATCGCTCCGCCCGATGCCACAGCAAAGAGCGCAAGTGCGGCAACTGCCTTGATCGATGACAATAGCCCGACTCCTGCGCATGCACGTTTCCAGCTCGGCGGCTTGCTGCGTATCATATCGCTTGGCGTCGCCTTAGGTGTGCTGGCATGGGCAGCCTTAGAATATTGTTTCGGTCCGAATAATCCCCTCAGCGAGATGACTTGGTTTTTTACCAAAACCGCCCTGCTCTGCTTCGGTGGCGCCTACGCGGTGCTGCCATATGTATTTCAAAATGCCGTAGAACACTTTCACTGGTTGTCCGCCAGCCAGATGATGGATGGCTTGGCGCTCGGTGAAAGTACGCCCGGCCCATTGATCATCGTCGTCGCCTTCATCGGCTACCTCGGTGCCGCGCAGCTTCACAGTAATCCGCTGCTCGGCGCGCTGGTCGCGGCCGCTTTCACGTTTCTGCCTTCGTTTCTGTTCATCCTCGCCGGCGGCCCGCTGGTCGAAGCCAGCCGTACACAATGGCGACTCAACGCGCCACTCAAAGCGATTGCCGCTGCCGTGGTCGGTGTCATCGCCAGTTTGGCGCTGTTTTTTGTCAGCCATATCAGCCAAAACGCGGCCGGCGCACTCGACTATCGCGCCATAGCATTGATGGCTGTGGCCGGCGTGGCCTTGTTCCGTTTTCAAGTAGGCAGCATCAGCTTGTTGTCGGCATTTGCGGTGTTCGGCGCACTGGCCGCCTATTGTCAGTGGCCGCTTTGA
- the moaA gene encoding GTP 3',8-cyclase MoaA, giving the protein MKEIVIPLIDARQRTPHIALPEQLRRPDGQLRDTRARPLHDLRISVTDRCNFRCVYCMPKHIFDQDYAYLPQQALLSFEEITRVAAIFLSHGVRKLRLTGGEPLLRKNIEKLVAMLAQLRTVDGVAPDLTLTTNGSLLAKKARALKEAGLTRVSVSLDSLDETIFRRMNDVDFAVADVLAGIDAAAAAGLGPIKINMVVKAGVNDAEVVPMVRHFRDSPHILRLIEYMDVGTSNAWQKQEVISSQHLVERIVAAGMPLVALPANYRGETAERWQHSNGHAEIGFISSVSHAFCGDCSRARLSTEGKLYTCLFASAGHDLRALLRGPEQHSDLLIANVIAGIWQQRSDRYSELRSQQDPAAQRTQIEMSYIGG; this is encoded by the coding sequence ATGAAGGAAATAGTCATCCCCCTCATCGATGCGCGCCAGCGCACGCCGCACATCGCTCTGCCAGAACAACTGCGTCGGCCTGACGGTCAGTTGCGCGATACCCGCGCACGGCCGCTGCATGATTTGCGTATTTCAGTCACCGATCGCTGCAATTTCCGTTGCGTGTATTGCATGCCCAAGCATATTTTCGATCAAGACTATGCCTATTTGCCGCAGCAAGCCCTGCTCAGTTTCGAAGAGATTACCCGCGTCGCGGCAATTTTTCTCAGCCATGGCGTGCGCAAGCTGCGCTTGACCGGCGGCGAACCGCTGTTACGCAAAAATATAGAAAAACTCGTCGCCATGCTCGCGCAATTGCGCACCGTCGACGGTGTGGCACCCGATTTGACGCTCACGACCAATGGCTCTTTGTTGGCCAAGAAAGCCCGCGCGCTCAAAGAAGCCGGTCTGACCCGCGTGAGCGTGTCGCTCGACTCCCTCGATGAAACAATTTTCCGTCGCATGAATGATGTCGATTTTGCCGTCGCCGATGTACTGGCCGGTATCGACGCTGCGGCGGCGGCTGGTCTGGGGCCGATCAAGATCAATATGGTCGTCAAGGCCGGGGTCAACGATGCTGAAGTGGTGCCGATGGTGCGCCATTTCCGCGATAGTCCGCATATCTTGCGCCTGATCGAATATATGGATGTCGGCACCTCCAACGCTTGGCAAAAACAAGAAGTCATCAGCTCACAGCACTTGGTCGAGCGCATCGTCGCCGCCGGCATGCCGCTCGTGGCGCTGCCGGCCAATTATCGCGGCGAAACCGCCGAGCGTTGGCAGCACAGCAACGGACACGCTGAAATCGGCTTTATTTCCAGCGTCAGCCATGCTTTTTGCGGCGATTGCAGTCGCGCCCGGCTATCCACCGAGGGTAAGCTGTACACTTGCTTGTTCGCCAGCGCCGGTCATGATTTGCGCGCATTGTTACGCGGACCGGAACAACATAGCGACTTGCTCATCGCCAATGTCATCGCTGGTATCTGGCAACAGCGCAGCGATCGCTATTCAGAATTACGCAGCCAGCAAGACCCGGCAGCCCAGCGCACGCAGATAGAAATGTCTTACATCGGCGGCTGA
- the mobA gene encoding molybdenum cofactor guanylyltransferase MobA, with translation MNTIDAQQITGLILAGGRGTRMGQIDKGLQTFRNAPMALHALLRLNPQVGEVIINANQNLAAYESFGTQVWPDHLTGFAGPLAGLQTGLLHCNSPYLLTVPCDSPLLPHDLASRLSAGLLADDADLAVAVTLESEDGVTRRQMHPVFALVKTALLNDLSEFLRTGGRKVDAWFAPLRVAEVLFDDHTAFRNFNTLQELRQFE, from the coding sequence ATGAACACGATTGATGCACAACAAATAACCGGATTGATACTCGCGGGCGGGCGCGGCACGCGCATGGGGCAGATCGACAAGGGTTTACAAACCTTCCGTAATGCGCCGATGGCTTTGCATGCCTTGCTGCGCCTCAACCCTCAGGTTGGCGAGGTAATCATCAATGCCAACCAAAATTTGGCGGCCTATGAAAGCTTCGGCACCCAAGTGTGGCCCGACCACTTGACCGGCTTTGCCGGTCCCTTGGCCGGTTTGCAAACAGGCTTACTGCATTGCAATAGCCCTTATTTGCTCACCGTGCCATGCGACTCCCCCTTACTGCCACATGATCTGGCGAGCCGCTTAAGCGCCGGCCTGCTGGCAGACGATGCCGACCTCGCCGTCGCCGTTACGCTGGAAAGCGAAGACGGCGTCACGCGCCGCCAAATGCATCCGGTATTCGCTCTGGTAAAAACTGCCTTACTTAACGATTTGAGTGAGTTCTTGCGCACTGGCGGTCGCAAGGTCGATGCTTGGTTTGCCCCCTTACGCGTAGCCGAAGTCTTGTTCGACGATCATACCGCCTTTCGTAATTTCAACACTTTGCAAGAACTGCGACAATTCGAATGA
- the glp gene encoding gephyrin-like molybdotransferase Glp: MKLPLLPHAKLNDVLSCLADYDPQAVPVAQAQDIIEGFITPIAAVEQLALRSALGRVLAKDIQSAINVPAHDNSAMDGYAVVGAQLPEQGERRFRIVGSAFAGRAYHGSVEPDECVRIMTGAVMPAGCDTVIPQEFTHAADAEAISVRAAVVRSGDNRRLAGEDLAIGKTALKKGKILRPADLGLLASLGIAEVPVQRRLRVAFFSTGDELRSLGQTLDEGCVYDSNRYTLHGMLTRLGCELIDMGVVADDPAALRAALACAAENADAIITSGGVSVGAADYTKQIMAELGDVAFWTIGMRPGRPMAFGKIHSQGQSAYLFGLPGNPVAVMVTFLFFVRQALLHMAGAHLAPLPLVAAISPQPIKKRPGRTEYQRGIVSNNASGALEVCVTGAQGSGILRSMAEANCMIVLDHEQDQVAAGDTVRVILFEGLM, translated from the coding sequence ATGAAGCTCCCTCTCCTGCCCCACGCCAAACTCAACGACGTACTCAGTTGCCTGGCAGATTATGATCCTCAGGCTGTGCCAGTCGCCCAGGCGCAGGACATCATTGAAGGTTTCATCACGCCGATCGCGGCAGTGGAACAGTTAGCCCTGCGCAGCGCACTGGGTCGGGTGTTAGCCAAGGATATCCAGTCGGCCATCAATGTGCCGGCACACGACAACTCCGCCATGGATGGTTACGCCGTGGTGGGCGCACAATTGCCAGAGCAAGGCGAGCGGCGCTTTCGCATCGTCGGCAGCGCGTTTGCCGGGCGCGCTTACCACGGTTCGGTCGAGCCAGACGAGTGCGTGCGCATCATGACTGGGGCGGTGATGCCGGCTGGCTGCGACACCGTGATCCCACAAGAATTCACCCACGCTGCCGATGCCGAAGCGATCAGTGTGCGCGCCGCAGTGGTACGCAGCGGTGACAACCGCCGACTGGCCGGAGAGGATCTGGCAATCGGCAAAACCGCCCTGAAAAAAGGGAAAATCTTGCGCCCGGCCGATCTCGGCTTACTCGCTTCGCTAGGCATCGCCGAAGTGCCGGTGCAGCGACGTTTGCGCGTCGCCTTCTTTTCTACCGGGGATGAATTGCGCTCACTCGGGCAAACTCTGGACGAAGGCTGCGTGTACGACAGCAATCGCTACACCCTGCATGGCATGCTGACGCGCTTAGGCTGTGAACTGATCGACATGGGTGTGGTAGCCGATGATCCGGCCGCCTTACGCGCCGCGCTCGCTTGTGCGGCCGAAAACGCCGATGCCATCATCACCTCAGGCGGTGTCTCGGTTGGTGCCGCCGATTACACCAAGCAAATCATGGCCGAACTTGGCGACGTGGCATTCTGGACCATAGGCATGCGCCCGGGTCGGCCTATGGCTTTCGGTAAAATCCACTCGCAGGGTCAGAGTGCCTATTTGTTCGGCTTACCTGGAAACCCGGTAGCGGTGATGGTGACATTTCTGTTTTTTGTACGCCAAGCTTTGCTGCATATGGCCGGGGCGCACCTTGCTCCATTGCCGCTGGTGGCAGCGATCAGCCCTCAGCCGATCAAGAAACGGCCCGGACGCACTGAATACCAACGCGGCATCGTCAGCAACAATGCCAGCGGTGCACTCGAAGTCTGCGTCACCGGCGCGCAGGGTTCCGGCATTCTACGCTCAATGGCCGAAGCCAATTGCATGATCGTGCTCGATCACGAACAAGATCAGGTTGCCGCCGGTGATACGGTACGCGTCATCTTGTTCGAAGGCTTGATGTAG
- a CDS encoding peptidylprolyl isomerase: MKASTYFLGACASLALLSGCGGSKSSSSVVATVSSVSFDQVAYRKNTTMTIIGQNLTQGLTVTNPGCLSIGEVTGGTATKRSFLCKIIAVGTFNATVTNSAGAQVYFATLTSTLANRPQVTLTTNMGKMVVELNPGKAPVTVDNFLNYVEAGTYANSIFHRVDSTVIQGGGYNTSLQLLPALSSIVFEGGLSNVRGTIGMARGTDVNSATSQFYFNRIDNSAIYDSVAATSTAAATYGYTVFGTIVSGLPVMDAIGAVPTSVQGSLPTAPVTQVVITGAVQTL, from the coding sequence TTGAAAGCTTCAACCTACTTCTTGGGTGCGTGTGCATCTCTGGCATTGCTGAGCGGCTGCGGCGGTTCGAAAAGCAGCAGCAGCGTCGTGGCGACCGTCAGCAGCGTCAGCTTCGATCAAGTCGCTTATCGCAAAAACACCACCATGACCATCATCGGTCAAAATCTTACCCAGGGCCTCACCGTCACCAACCCCGGCTGCTTAAGCATCGGTGAAGTCACTGGCGGCACCGCCACCAAGCGCAGCTTCCTGTGTAAAATCATCGCCGTCGGCACCTTCAATGCCACCGTGACCAATAGCGCCGGCGCCCAGGTTTACTTCGCCACCCTGACATCGACCCTGGCCAACCGTCCGCAAGTGACCTTGACCACCAATATGGGTAAAATGGTAGTCGAACTCAATCCGGGCAAAGCACCGGTCACGGTCGACAACTTCCTCAATTATGTTGAGGCCGGCACCTATGCCAATTCAATTTTCCACCGAGTCGACAGTACCGTGATTCAGGGCGGCGGTTACAACACCAGTCTGCAGTTATTGCCAGCCTTATCGTCTATCGTATTTGAAGGCGGTCTGAGCAATGTCCGTGGCACCATCGGTATGGCGCGCGGCACCGATGTCAATTCGGCGACTTCACAATTCTATTTCAACCGCATTGATAACAGCGCCATTTATGACTCGGTCGCGGCCACCTCCACAGCCGCCGCCACCTATGGCTATACCGTCTTCGGCACGATAGTCAGCGGTTTGCCGGTGATGGATGCGATCGGTGCTGTACCAACCTCAGTACAAGGCAGCTTGCCAACCGCACCAGTGACCCAAGTAGTCATCACCGGCGCCGTACAAACGCTGTAA
- a CDS encoding DNA recombination protein RmuC: MALQNFLQNAHQQQMHNEERSERSLREQIQNTAQATRQELAANFGRLQQGLATQLSTVATMQKAQIDGFSVQMAALTEGMAQQLEHMRQALIQQGLSAREEQAGSLKGFADTLTQTLNTLTESNAARMLEIRSTLEQKISQLQLENGAKLEEMRRTVDEKLHATLEQRLGESFKQVSDRLEKVHQGLGEMQQLAIGVGDLKRVLTNVKTRGTWGEVQLEMVLEQMLTSEQYGKNVETIPGSGERVEFAIKLPGKEEGKQPVWLPVDAKFPKEQYERLLDAAERADADGVAAYGKELERAIRSEAKTIAEKYLSPPLTTDFAILFLPTEGLYAEVMRRPGLADELQRTCRVSIAGPSTLSALLNSLQMGFRTLVLEKRSSEVWQVLGAVKTEFGKFGEILANTKTALERAARNIDQAEVRTRQMTRKLKQVEALPSEQARQILGVVDATAESDSTN; this comes from the coding sequence ATGGCATTGCAAAATTTTTTACAAAACGCACATCAGCAGCAAATGCACAACGAAGAGCGCAGTGAACGTTCGCTGCGTGAGCAGATACAAAACACGGCACAGGCGACACGCCAAGAGTTGGCTGCGAATTTCGGTCGTTTACAGCAGGGCTTGGCGACACAATTGAGTACCGTCGCGACCATGCAGAAGGCGCAAATCGATGGCTTTTCCGTACAGATGGCGGCGCTCACGGAAGGCATGGCGCAGCAACTCGAACACATGCGCCAAGCTCTGATACAACAGGGGCTCAGTGCACGCGAAGAGCAGGCCGGCAGTTTGAAAGGCTTCGCCGACACGCTCACACAAACCCTCAATACCCTGACCGAATCGAATGCCGCACGCATGCTGGAAATTCGCAGTACGCTGGAACAAAAAATCAGCCAATTGCAGTTGGAGAATGGTGCCAAGCTCGAAGAGATGCGCCGCACGGTCGATGAAAAATTACATGCCACGCTGGAACAGCGGCTGGGAGAATCGTTCAAACAAGTCTCGGATCGGTTGGAGAAAGTTCATCAAGGTCTGGGTGAGATGCAGCAGTTAGCCATCGGTGTAGGAGATCTGAAACGGGTGCTGACCAATGTCAAAACGCGCGGCACTTGGGGTGAAGTGCAGCTCGAGATGGTACTCGAACAAATGCTCACGTCCGAACAATATGGCAAGAATGTCGAGACCATACCGGGCAGTGGCGAGCGCGTCGAATTCGCGATCAAATTGCCGGGTAAAGAAGAAGGTAAGCAGCCGGTGTGGCTGCCGGTTGATGCGAAATTCCCTAAAGAACAGTACGAACGTTTGCTCGATGCGGCCGAGCGCGCCGATGCCGATGGCGTAGCGGCGTATGGCAAAGAACTGGAACGGGCGATTCGCAGTGAAGCCAAGACGATCGCCGAAAAATATCTGTCGCCACCCTTGACCACCGATTTCGCTATCTTGTTTTTACCGACTGAGGGTTTGTATGCCGAAGTCATGCGCCGTCCCGGTTTGGCCGATGAATTGCAACGTACTTGCCGCGTCTCGATCGCCGGACCATCGACCTTGTCGGCACTGTTAAACAGTTTGCAAATGGGTTTTCGCACCTTGGTATTGGAAAAACGCTCGTCGGAAGTGTGGCAGGTGCTGGGCGCGGTGAAAACTGAGTTCGGTAAATTCGGTGAAATTTTAGCCAATACCAAAACGGCACTCGAGCGTGCCGCGCGCAATATCGATCAGGCTGAAGTGCGCACCCGGCAAATGACGCGTAAATTAAAACAGGTGGAAGCCTTGCCATCGGAACAGGCGCGCCAGATACTCGGCGTAGTGGATGCGACGGCCGAGTCAGACAGCACCAATTAA